The following proteins are co-located in the Sphingomonas panacis genome:
- a CDS encoding lytic transglycosylase domain-containing protein — protein MVPGVVKFVLLAAGASGAFAVAGVAQDQLGWGRATQALTQQDPARGAALSAAIAQWKSLQQTSGYPFESYANFLIAHPGWPAEMTLRRAAERAIDGTTPVSPTTTVAFFRRFPPLTGTGKVRFAEALAASGYRDEANLAARSAWVSGTLAVADEAKVITGFSGALSQADQDTRMDMLLWQGATSAAQRQLALTSAARRPVFAARLAFRTNAPDASTQAASTQSWGMADPGWLADRATWLRNNGGFGARELLARRPALATRPANVEAWYEALLTNARGAAADAQYATAYDIARQVDDAYPAGTDVSGQPYGERDDYTSLVWLAGQTALKNLGRAADASTLFARYAHASKSPTTQSKGYYWAGRAAEAAGQRDLATGYYNQAAGFPDMFYGQLATERLGRVLAAPGAPVMRPVDPAVRAAFYARETVRAAQYLGTAGNWQDQSAFVRQIANDAKTDSDHVLATELSRTLGRPDLGVMVGRSALQNGLSDYSTVGFPTVRVPASANDDWVMVHAIARQESQFDRAAISHAGARGLMQLMPGTARETATKLGVGYDANNLTTDTDYNIMVGSAYFARIYNQFGSYPLAVAAYNAGPGNVNKWLRANGDPRTGSVDIVDWIEAIPIYETRNYVQRVLENAVVYDLMNPQHARSRGANRISWYLGKGRPG, from the coding sequence ATGGTTCCAGGCGTGGTGAAATTCGTATTGCTGGCGGCCGGTGCGTCCGGCGCGTTCGCCGTTGCCGGCGTCGCGCAGGATCAGCTCGGCTGGGGACGCGCCACGCAGGCGCTCACCCAGCAAGACCCCGCCCGGGGTGCCGCGCTCTCCGCCGCCATCGCGCAGTGGAAGTCGCTCCAGCAGACCAGCGGCTATCCGTTCGAAAGCTACGCCAATTTCCTGATCGCGCACCCCGGCTGGCCCGCCGAGATGACGCTGCGCCGCGCCGCCGAGCGCGCGATCGACGGCACCACGCCGGTCTCGCCGACCACGACGGTCGCATTCTTCCGTCGTTTCCCGCCGCTCACCGGCACCGGCAAGGTCCGCTTCGCCGAGGCGCTCGCCGCATCGGGCTACCGCGACGAAGCCAATCTCGCCGCGCGCAGCGCCTGGGTGTCGGGCACTCTCGCCGTCGCTGATGAAGCGAAGGTCATCACCGGCTTTTCGGGCGCGCTGAGCCAGGCCGATCAAGATACGCGCATGGACATGCTGCTGTGGCAGGGCGCGACTTCGGCGGCGCAACGCCAGCTCGCGCTCACCAGCGCCGCGCGGCGGCCGGTGTTCGCGGCACGGCTCGCGTTCCGCACCAACGCGCCCGACGCGTCCACGCAAGCCGCTTCGACGCAGAGCTGGGGCATGGCCGATCCGGGCTGGCTCGCCGATCGCGCGACGTGGCTTCGCAACAACGGCGGCTTCGGCGCGCGCGAGCTGCTCGCCCGCCGCCCCGCGCTCGCCACCCGCCCCGCCAATGTCGAGGCGTGGTACGAGGCGCTGCTCACCAATGCGCGCGGCGCGGCGGCGGATGCGCAATATGCCACCGCCTATGACATCGCCCGGCAGGTCGATGACGCCTATCCCGCCGGCACCGATGTCAGCGGCCAGCCTTACGGCGAGCGCGACGATTACACGAGCCTCGTCTGGCTCGCCGGGCAGACCGCGCTCAAGAACCTCGGCCGCGCCGCCGACGCAAGCACCCTGTTCGCGCGCTACGCTCACGCCTCCAAATCGCCGACCACGCAATCGAAGGGCTATTACTGGGCGGGCCGTGCCGCCGAAGCCGCCGGACAGCGCGACCTCGCCACCGGCTATTACAACCAGGCCGCCGGCTTCCCCGACATGTTCTACGGCCAGCTCGCCACCGAACGGCTCGGCCGTGTGCTCGCCGCGCCCGGCGCGCCGGTGATGCGCCCCGTCGATCCCGCCGTGCGCGCGGCCTTCTACGCCCGCGAGACGGTGCGCGCCGCGCAATATCTCGGCACCGCCGGCAATTGGCAGGACCAGAGCGCCTTCGTCCGCCAGATCGCCAACGACGCCAAGACCGACAGCGATCACGTCCTCGCCACCGAACTCTCGCGCACGCTCGGCCGCCCCGATCTCGGCGTGATGGTCGGCCGCAGCGCTCTCCAGAACGGCCTTAGCGATTATTCGACGGTCGGCTTCCCGACCGTGCGCGTCCCCGCCAGCGCCAACGACGATTGGGTGATGGTCCATGCCATCGCGCGGCAGGAAAGCCAGTTCGATCGCGCCGCGATCAGCCATGCCGGCGCGCGCGGGCTGATGCAGTTGATGCCCGGTACCGCGCGGGAAACTGCCACCAAGCTCGGCGTCGGCTATGACGCGAACAATCTCACCACCGATACCGATTACAACATCATGGTCGGCTCGGCCTATTTCGCGCGGATCTACAATCAGTTCGGCAGCTATCCGCTCGCCGTCGCGGCCTATAACGCCGGGCCGGGCAACGTGAACAAATGGCTCCGCGCCAACGGCGATCCGCGCACCGGCAGCGTCGATATCGTCGACTGGATCGAAGCGATCCCGATCTACGAGACGCGCAACTACGTCCAGCGCGTACTCGAAAACGCGGTGGTCTACGATCTCATGAATCCCCAGCATGCCCGCTCGCGCGGCGCGAACCGGATAAGCTGGTATCTCGGCAAGGGCCGGCCGGGCTGA
- the greB gene encoding transcription elongation factor GreB — protein sequence MTDRPNYITPAGYAVLRAEYDALLGDERPKLVDVISWAAGNGDRSENGDYIYGRKRLREIDRRLGFLARRMKAAKIVDPSAQADRTRIWFGATATIADEDDAERVLTLVGDDETDAGAGRIGWNAPLARALRGAAVGDVRRVVLPAGEREYEVIAISYPEPAVRGVVGSD from the coding sequence ATGACCGATCGACCCAATTACATCACCCCCGCCGGCTATGCGGTGCTGCGCGCGGAATATGACGCCTTGCTGGGCGATGAGCGCCCGAAACTGGTCGATGTCATTTCCTGGGCGGCGGGCAATGGCGACCGATCCGAGAACGGCGACTATATCTACGGCCGCAAGCGCCTGCGCGAGATCGACCGGCGGCTTGGCTTCCTCGCAAGGCGAATGAAAGCCGCCAAGATCGTCGATCCGTCAGCGCAGGCCGACCGCACCCGCATCTGGTTCGGCGCGACCGCCACCATCGCCGACGAGGACGACGCCGAGCGTGTGCTGACTCTGGTCGGCGACGACGAAACCGATGCCGGGGCAGGGCGGATCGGCTGGAACGCCCCGCTCGCCCGCGCCTTACGCGGCGCGGCGGTCGGGGATGTGCGCCGCGTCGTGCTGCCGGCGGGCGAGCGCGAATATGAGGTGATCGCGATTTCGTATCCGGAGCCGGCGGTTAGGGGTGTCGTTGGTTCCGATTAG